A DNA window from Zingiber officinale cultivar Zhangliang chromosome 3A, Zo_v1.1, whole genome shotgun sequence contains the following coding sequences:
- the LOC122050922 gene encoding RNA-binding protein 1-like, with amino-acid sequence MSRPLPPPSAAVGAPSSELERGKLFVGGLSSDTREEALADYFVRYGEVEEAVVIKDRVTGNARGFGFVKFADPQTAESALREDKKHVIRGRTVTVRGAALRVHPHQNREFLNPDRNGQSMRSFNDNGDRMFHNIYSANLKKIFIGGLPDNVDQQDLKSYFEKFGSVVDAVVMFDGMTRRSRGFGFITFSSEEPVATVLRNSHHELNGKLVEVKIAIPKDDRKYADNKHDYDYHNVREDQRGGRGPFYAPYPGYLYPNYGYYGHVNYVTQPFPPYAYGGLVGVYNSTGLHGFQYGGLISIPANPWSNSKRISEHGMHPNVVKRSSGDSMSVSDHGHGLNGNNEN; translated from the exons ATGTCCCGGCCCTTGCCGCCGCCTTCTGCGGCCGTTGGTGCACCATCGTCGGAGTTGGAGCGGGGGAAGCTGTTCGTAGGCGGCCTGTCGTCGGACACGAGGGAGGAGGCGCTGGCGGACTATTTCGTGAGGTACGGTGAGGTGGAGGAGGCTGTGGTGATTAAGGACCGAGTCACCGGGAATGCGAGAGGCTTCGGTTTCGTAAAGTTCGCTGACCCACAGACCGCCGAGAGCGCGCTTAGGGAGGACAAGAAGCATGTCATTCGAGGAAGAACG GTTACAGTGAGAGGAGCTGCTCTTCGAGTTCATCCGCATCAGAACCGTGAGTTCCTGAATCCAGACCGGAATGGGCAATCAATGAGATCATTCAACGACAATGGTGATAGAATGTTCCACAATATCTACAGCGcgaatttgaaaaagattttcaTTGGAGGTTTGCCAGACAACGTGGATCAACAGGACCTCAAGAGCTATTTTGAGAAGTTTGGTTCTGTTGTTGACGCAGTTGTAATGTTCGATGGTATGACGCGACGATCAAGAGGCTTTGGATTCATCACATTTTCGTCCGAGGAGCCAGTGGCAACGGTGTTACGGAACAGCCACCATGAGTTGAATGGCAAACTTGTGGAGGTTAAGATTGCCATCCCCAAGGATGACAGAAAATATGCTGATAACAAGCATGATTATGATTATCATAATGTGAGAGAGGAtcaaagaggtggaagaggaccCTTTTATGCTCCCTATCCAGGCTATCTTTACCCCAACTATGGATATTATGGACATGTTAACTATGTGACACAACCTTTTCCTCCTTATGCATATGGAGGACTAGTTGGAGTATATAATTCCACTGGTCTACATGGGTTTCAATATGGTGGCCTGATAAGTATTCCGGCGAATCCTTGGAGCAATTCAAAGAGAATTTCTGAGCATGGTATGCATCCCAACGTTGTTAAGAGGAGCAGCGGAGATAGCATGTCAGTTTCTGATCATGGCCATGGGTTAAATGGCAACAATGAGAACTAA
- the LOC122053440 gene encoding pentatricopeptide repeat-containing protein At1g05600-like: MVAAVSQWPRVLTPSRLVQIIRREKDPSAALRLLDTAPLRYPSYRHNSLVYSAALDSLLSAEPLPVSAISSLLSRLSLRESCPSPDPLFARAITALSGDPPTALALFVRVLPRSNSPSWSCSFHALLRLLLSRGYLTLALGIVARCAGRREVQFGYHTLNLLLDALCRAGRPDAALQAFSSFKDVCCHPDRDTYRILMRGLCDAGRLDDAYHLLLSMLWRISQKGCDADVVVYRTLIEALHRDGRIADAEDILTRVLLKGLKSPKRRRTFCGPVLSGLNAEEVKQVIDEALVVRGVKSLASYKALLGDLYAEGRLVDAQQMFDEMIKSGFRPTVSIFEDKIGALCREGKADEAANVLSKEMIENGCVPSVRAYNLVMDRLCKEGQSTRAVEYLSRMERQLACVPQKETFTILIDGLCGERQYPEAAQILEKMLRRRYLPTRAVFGNVIQGLCLIGRIFEAVLWLEEMISHGKIPEAEIWTSLTSQVCSVDGAVETLILDVLEHHTVSD, encoded by the coding sequence ATGGTGGCGGCCGTCAGCCAGTGGCCGCGTGTGTTGACTCCGAGTCGCCTCGTGCAGATCATCCGGCGGGAAAAGGACCCCTCCGCCGCCCTCCGCCTCCTCGACACCGCCCCACTCCGCTACCCCTCCTACCGCCACAACTCCCTCGTCTACTCCGCCGCCCTCGATTCCCTCCTCTCCGCCGAACCCCTCCCGGTCTCCGCCATTTCCTCCCTCCTCTCCCGCCTCTCTCTCCGCGAGTCCTGCCCCTCCCCCGACCCCCTCTTCGCCCGCGCCATCACCGCACTCTCCGGGGATCCCCCCACCGCCCTCGCTCTTTTCGTCCGGGTTCTTCCCCGATCCAACTCCCCTTCATGGTCATGTTCCTTCCATGCCCTTCTCCGCCTCCTCCTCTCCCGCGGTTACCTCACTCTCGCCCTCGGTATAGTCGCGCGGTGCGCCGGGAGACGCGAAGTCCAATTTGGCTACCATACACTAAACCTCCTCCTCGACGCACTCTGCCGCGCCGGCCGCCCCGATGCGGCCCTCCAGGCGTTCTCCTCTTTCAAAGATGTCTGCTGTCACCCCGATCGCGACACTTACCGCATCCTCATGCGCGGCCTCTGCGATGCAGGCCGCCTCGACGATGCCTATCACTTGCTCCTCTCCATGCTCTGGCGGATCTCCCAGAAGGGCTGTGACGCCGACGTTGTCGTTTACCGGACTCTCATCGAGGCGTTGCACCGGGACGGGCGGATAGCCGATGCGGAGGATATCCTCACCAGAGTGCTCCTCAAGGGGCTCAAATCCCCAAAACGCCGGCGAACCTTCTGTGGACCTGTGCTGAGCGGGCTGAACGCAGAGGAGGTCAAGCAGGTAATCGACGAGGCGCTGGTGGTTCGAGGAGTCAAGAGCCTGGCGAGCTACAAAGCTCTGCTCGGGGATTTGTATGCAGAAGGGAGGCTCGTGGATGCCCAACAAATGTTCGATGAAATGATCAAAAGTGGGTTTAGGCCAACCGTGTCCATTTTTGAAGACAAGATCGGTGCTTTATGCCGCGAGGGGAAGGCAGATGAGGCTGCAAACGTATTGTCCAAGGAGATGATAGAGAATGGCTGTGTTCCATCTGTCCGTGCTTACAATCTAGTCATGGACAGACTATGCAAGGAGGGGCAGTCAACGAGGGCGGTGGAGTACTTGAGCAGGATGGAGAGGCAGTTGGCTTGTGTACCACAGAAGGAAACATTCACTATTTTGATCGATGGCCTGTGCGGCGAACGTCAGTACCCTGAGGCAGCGCAGATTTTGGAGAAGATGCTGAGGAGGAGGTATCTACCGACCAGGGCTGTCTTTGGCAATGTAATCCAGGGGCTCTGTTTGATCGGCAGGATATTTGAAGCCGTGCTGTGGTTAGAGGAAATGATCAGCCATGGTAAGATTCCTGAGGCAGAAATCTGGACCTCGCTCACTTCTCAAGTTTGTTCCGTTGATGGCGCAGTGGAAACTTTGATCTTAGACGTGTTGGAACACCACACTGTTTCTGATTGA
- the LOC122050923 gene encoding eukaryotic translation initiation factor 3 subunit B-like produces MAEVISMADIEASAARLGIDLSSINLDSIQLPPGEDFGIQSGDDGDLYQDDPLEFEGGFGNIIVVDNLPVVPPEKFEKLEGVIRKIYSQIGTIREGGIWMPVSPDTQKTLGYCFIEYNTAQEAELAREKTNGYKLDKSHIFAVNVLDDFEKYMKVPEEWKASEIKPYMPGENLQQWLTDEKARDQFVIRAGSNTEVFWNDPRQLMPELVHQRQYWTESFVQWSPLGTYLATVHRQGAAVWGGASTFNRLMRFAHPQVRQIDFSPSEKYIITYSSHEPSNPRDSHRIVINIFDVRTGKLMRDFKGNVDEFATGGSGGVSGISWPVFRWGGGREDKYFARIGKNVIAVYETETFTLVDKKSMKVDNVVDFSWSPTDPILALFVPEQGGGNQPARVSLVQIPGKEELRQKNLFSVSDCKVYWQNNGEYLAVKVDRYTKTKKSTYTGFELFRIKERDIPIEVLELDNKNDKIIAFAWEPKGHRFAVIHGDGPRPDISFYSMRTSQNTGRVSKLMTLKSKQANALYWSPAGRYILLAGLKGFNGQLEFYNVDELETMATGEHFMATDIEWDPTGRYVATAVTSVHEMENGFHIWSFNGKLLYRISRDHFYQFLWRPRPPSLLTAEKEEEIAKNLKKYSKKYEAEDQDVSMQLNEQDRKKRKMLQDQWNEWVAKWKQWHEEERQFRIQLRDGEASDEEEEYEAKEVEVEEVLDVSEEIVADQD; encoded by the exons ATGGCAGAGGTTATTTCAATGGCAGATATAGAGGCATCTGCGGCACGCCTTGGAATTGATCTCTCTTCCATTAATCTGGATTCAATCCAACTTCCTCCGGGTGAGGATTTTGGGATCCAAAG TGGTGATGATGGAGATTTGTACCAAGATGATCCTTTGGAGTTTGAAGGAGGATTCGGAAACATTATCGTGGTTGACAATTTGCCAGTTGTGCCTCCGGAGAAATTTGAGAAATTGGAAGGTGTGATTCGCAAAATATATAGTCAGATTGGGACAATTAGAGAAGGAGGAATCTGGATGCCAGTTTCCCCAGACACACAAAAGACTCTTGGGTATTGCTTCATTGAATACAACACGGCTCAG gAAGCAGAGTTGGCACGAGAAAAAACAAATGGATACAAATTAGATAAATCTCACATATTTGCTGTTAATGTATTGGATGATTTTGAAAAGTACATGAAGGTCCCAGAGGAGTGGAAAGCTTCTGAAATCAAACCATATATGCCTGGG GAGAACTTGCAGCAGTGGCTTACTGATGAGAAAGCTAGGGATCAATTCGTCATCCGTGCAGGTTCCAACACTGAAGTTTTCTGGAATGATCCCAGGCAATTAATGCCTGAACTCGTACATCAACGACAA TATTGGACCGAGAGCTTTGTCCAGTGGTCTCCTCTTGGAACCTACTTGGCCACTGTGCATAGGCAGGGTGCTGCTGTCTGGGGTGGTGCTTCTACTTTTAATCGTTTGATGAGATTTGCTCACCCTcag GTAAGGCAAATTGATTTCTCTCCTAGCGAGAAGTACATCATAACATATAGCAGCCATGAGCCGAGCAACCCCCGGGATTCTCAT AGAAttgttataaatatttttgatgtGAGGACTGGAAAATTGATGCGAGACTTTAAAGGAAATGTTGATGAGTTTGCAACCGGTGGAAGTGGTGGGGTCTCTGGAATTTCATGGCCCGTGTTTAG GTGGGGTGGTGGTAGGGAAGATAAATATTTTGCTAGAATTGGGAAGAATGTCATTGCTGTTTATGAAACTGAGACATTCACTCTTGTCGATAAAAAATCTATGAAGGTTGATAATGTCGTGGACTTCAGTTGGTCTCCCACGGATCCAATATTAGCTCTTTTTGTTCCAGAGCAAGGTGGTGGAAACCAGCCTGCCCGG GTGAGCCTTGTCCAAATACCTGGAAAAGAGGAGCTCAGGCAGAAGAATCTATTCAGCGTAAGCGACTGCAAAGTGTACTGGCAAAACAATGGAGAATATCTAGCTGTGAAGGTTGATAGGTACACGAAAACAAAGAAGAGCACCTACACTGGTTTTGAGCTTTTCCGTATAAAAGAAAGGGATATCCCGATTGAGGTTCTTGAACTGGATAATAAAAATGACAAAATTATAGCCTTCGCATGGGAGCCCAAGGGCCATAGATTTGCTGTTATCCATGGAGATGGTCCACGGCCTGACATTAGCTTCTACTCAATGCGGACTAGTCAAAACACAGGCCGAGTTTCAAAACTCATGACTCTGAAATCGAAGCAGGCAAATGCACTCTATTGGTCTCCTGCTGGCCGTTACATATTGCTTGCTGGCTTGAAAGGTTTCAATGGCCAATTGGAGTTCTATAATGTCGATGAACTAGAAACTATGGCAACAGGGGAGCATTTTATGGCCACTGACATCGAATGGGATCCCACTGGCAG ATACGTTGCCACCGCTGTCACATCAGTCCATGAGATGGAAAATGGATTCCACATTTGGTCCTTCAATGGAAAGCTGTTATACAGGATATCCAGGGATCATTTCTATCAG TTCTTGTGGCGTCCGAGGCCACCCTCCCTCTTAACTGCTGAAAAGGAGGAAGAGATTGCTAAAAACCTGAAGAAATACAGTAAGAAGTACGAAGCAGAGGACCAGGATGTATCGATGCAGTTGAATGAGCAGGAccgaaagaagaggaagatgttGCAGGATCAGTGGAATGAGTGGGTGGCCAAGTGGAAGCAGTGGCATGAAGAAGAGAGGCAATTCAGGATACAGCTGAGGGATGGGGAAGCCAGCGACGAGGAGGAAGAGTACGAAGCAAAAGAAGTTGAAGTGGAAGAAGTACTTGATGTTTCGGAAGAGATTGTTGCAGACCAAGATTGA
- the LOC122053491 gene encoding uncharacterized protein LOC122053491 produces MPSPLLSPMDMPQPMEINELEKMEVDRPHNYDEHRYEKVARLINKKTTSYDDLAREVVGEACRGTAPLNLMMDSVLHEVIAKRKTGLAFAIIALPDASNHRILRHQNYYGDTPLHIAAEIGDSKVAKALLERDGSLAHNKNKKGETALHKAVQFGHLDVFNIIIDAGGDEMASVRTGDGSTILHYAIMHDQTEEALAIAKKFPDLILSRNAGGASPLQIMAAFYKKSSKPHQTLISHLYASCIEEGGVKSDEESGNRDGQSRGNWWSRLPGWGKCWIVHVINNLRRIKVKEREETSNHEELLKQLVRNEDFGFYVKGFIPQTSDYHSAGDRGSLMRNVSGIDTADHLYEVMRELVKSASRPSDDEVSEASDRRIWEESPLITGVKFGLDEFVIKILQWSPRSATYVGYDGMNVLQAAVKYHRRHVVLAIKEDKRLPTWLFTDLESDTKNSLLHIAASGNTFKKEIMVDPLRLHDELEWFEMLERIVPKELLNYRNRGQKTAQEVFDEKHEEMLKDCRTELVDIGRTCAPLVAAAVFTSSFYIPGENNRENNRLAFKIFSRVYVVRFSCATTALVLYLLLMVMPYKQRDFRRVVPLNYLMASILLTMSLSTFSIAFACNMYMQIYGNNKKSYADLATLMLELLVVPFIYGFAHLFCGGSGAFWRACLFLKRLAR; encoded by the exons ATGCCATCGCCGCTGTTGTCGCCGATGGACATGCCGCAGCCGATGGAGATAAATGAGCTGGAAAAGATGGAGGTGGATCGACCTCATAACTACGATGAGCACAGGTACGAAAAGGTGGCGCGGCTCATTAATAAAAAAACAACGTCTTATGATGATCTTGCGAGAGAGGTGGTTGGTGAAGCGTGTCGCGGCACGGCGCCGTTGAACCTGATGATGGACTCGGTGCTCCACGAAGTGATCGCCAAGAGGAAGACCGGCCTGGCCTTCGCCATCATAGCCCTTCCAGATGCATCGAACCACAGAATTCTCCGCCACCAGAACTACTACGGCGACACGCCGCTGCACATTGCGGCCGAGATCGGTGACAGCAAAGTGGCGAAGGCCTTGTTAGAGAGGGACGGAAGCCTCGCGCACAATAAGAACAA GAAGGGGGAGACGGCGCTGCACAAGGCGGTGCAGTTCGGGCACCTAGACGTGTTCAACATCATCATCGATGCGGGAGGCGACGAAATGGCCTCCGTTCGGACCGGCGACGGCTCCACTATCTTGCACTACGCCATCATGCACGACCAGACAG AGGAAGCTTTGGCCATCGCAAAGAAATTTCCAGACTTGATACTGTCACGAAACGCTGGCGGGGCCTCCCCGTTACAAATAATGGCGGCCTTTTACAAAAAATCATCCAAACCTCATCAAACTTTGATTTCTCACCTTTACGCCAGCTGTATCGAGGAAGGAGGAGTAAAATCAGATGAAGAAAGTGGCAACAGAGAC GGACAAAGCAGAGGAAATTGGTGGTCGCGCTTGCCAG GGTGGGGAAAATGTTGGATCGTCCATGTGATTAACAATCTAC GAAGAATAAAGGTGAAAGAGAGAGAGGAGACGTCAAACCACGAGGAGCTCCTGAAACAGTTAGTCCGGAACGAAGACTTCGGATTCTACGTCAAGGGATTCATACCTCAAACATCAGACTACCATTCCGCCGGAGATAGAGGAAGCCTTATGAGGAACGTCTCGGGCATTGATACCGCTGATCATCTGTACGAGGTGATGCGGGAGCTGGTGAAGAGTGCAAGCAGGCCGTCGGACGACGAGGTGTCGGAAGCGAGCGATAGGAGGATATGGGAGGAGTCTCCGCTGATCACCGGCGTCAAGTTCGGCCTCGATGAGTTCGTGATCAAAATCCTCCAATGGAGCCCACGGTCGGCCACCTACGTCGGTTACGACGGCATGAACGTGCTCCAGGCCGCCGTCAAGTATCACCGGAGGCACGTCGTGCTGGCCATCAAAGAGGACAAGCGGCTGCCGACGTGGTTGTTCACCGATCTGGAGTCCGACACCAAGAACTCCCTTCTCCATATCGCAGCTTCCGGCAATACCTTCAAGAAGGAAATAATGGTCGACCCCCTGCGCCTGCACGATGAACTCGAATGGTTTGAG ATGCTGGAAAGGATCGTTCCTAAAGAGCTGTTGAACTACCGAAACAGAGGACAGAAGACTGCCCAGGAGGTGTTCGACGAGAAGCACGAGGAGATGCTGAAGGACTGCAGGACGGAGCTGGTGGACATTGGCCGGACCTGCGCCCCGCTGGTGGCGGCGGCGGTGTTCACCTCCAGCTTCTACATCCCCGGCGAGAACAACCGGGAGAACAACCGACTGGCCTTCAAGATCTTCTCCCGCGTGTACGTCGTGCGCTTCTCCTGCGCCACCACCGCGCTGGTCCTGTACCTGCTGCTGATGGTGATGCCGTACAAGCAGCGGGACTTCCGGCGGGTGGTGCCGTTGAACTATCTGATGGCGAGCATCTTGCTGACCATGTCCCTGTCCACCTTCAGCATCGCCTTCGCCTGCAACATGTACATGCAAATCTACGGCAATAATAAGAAGTCCTACGCTGACTTGGCGACGCTGATGCTCGAGCTCCTCGTCGTTCCCTTCATCTACGGCTTTGCGCACTTATTCTGTGGAGGCAGTGGAGCCTTCTGGAGAGCTTGTTTATTCCTTAAACGTCTCGCCAGGTAA